From one [Ruminococcus] lactaris ATCC 29176 genomic stretch:
- a CDS encoding sugar-binding domain-containing protein: protein MKKKKRCTRVGAGALAAVLAVTAAGVSVPALAQQAVRTESQTQMSSDPELVYVNNYSSTAQRSQNFNSNWKFYFGDAGNAQGATFDDSKWEQVSLPHDYSISQEYSKSMEAESGYLGGGTGWYRKNFTLSSDTQGKRVRIDFDGVYMNATVWVNGHEVGTHPYGYTSFSFDITDYVKYDGENTIAVKVVNNTPSSRWYSGSGIYRDVDLTITDDVHVDLNGTKVTTPNLETEKGSTVNTDVTATVANDSDAAKSVAVRHTVFPKDGSADQSIGTVTTNAQSIAAGATAEIQATVPVSNPELWSVENPSLYTVRTEVLVDGQVTDTYDTEYGFRYFNFDSNTGFSLNGENMKLKGVCMHHDQGSLGAAAYDSAIDRQVKILKEMGCNSIRVTHNPAAQDLIDACNEQGILVVEEAFDTWTRPKNGNSNDYSVWFNQTVASDNEILGATNGETWAQFDLESMISRDYNAPSVIMWSLGNEVMEGISGGTDAEYEATATKLINWAYDADNTRPMTIGDNKLKANWQISKTFARLLTEKGGTVGFNYADGRVLDSYHSSNSNWLLYGSETASAINSRGIYYRTTGGGQTSDKQLTSYDNSNVGWGATASNAWYTVLTRDFAAGEYVWTGFDYLGEPTPWNGTGSGAVGSWPSPKNSYFGIIDTAGFAKDSYYFYQSQWNDDVTTLHVLPAWNNNVVSKDSSGNVPVVVYSDAASVELFFQAKGSDTKTSLGKKTFTQKTTDAGYTYQIYEGSDKNSTTDKNLYLTWNVPYADGTVSAVAYNSNGQKITDTVGQSSVTTTGKASKLKASADHKKIAADGESLSYITVDVTDANGNIVPDAENRVKFTVEGDGELVGVDNGSSPDHDSYQADNRKAFSGKVLAIVKSTKEAGTITVTASADGLDSASVKITTTAVDNGSTEKQIDSFKMSRTYYVKVGSTPELPEKIVTRYTDGTSEELPVTWDAITEDQIAAAGSFQVKGTVKGGYSVAVNVNMIDEVGGLLNYSTNTAVGVAPVLPTSRPAVLQDGTVMDVTFPVTWEDKAASAYDKAGTVTVNGTANVLGKEIAVTASVRVQEETITIGDSVSADALNLTQSVPADKQSDTLNAIKDGSTTISSNTSGGANPTVWSNYDYSQDGNTTADIIFEYATEQRLGQIVTHFARDSWSMRYPDAGATEIYVSPDGTNWAKLDTTETIGTESGNVKPYTYDFAPVGATFVKFHLTNSTQATGTTAKACTGITEIELKVATGSRTTNTTAELQTLTVNGKEVPQTALDSKVYTTPAILAEIEATAKDNASVTVLPAYNDVIRIIVESEDHQTRNTYEVRLNEAEQTTPDSDSRDYPVSKLTASAGSEQSTTGVEGPASNAKDGDESTLWHTRWSAPAATSDQLWFTYELEEETVLDALRYLPRQGTADGQNNGRVNEYRVEVSTDGSTWTTVSTGNWEDSQDWKLAEFTEPVAAKYVRLTGVHTYGSSAANVDKYMSAAEIRLRMAESKTDIADAANGVTVTAPDSIEVAKADAENPVMFDLSDIVVKAGDTTLRYGVDYVISYENNTDFGTAKLVIKGIDGYTGTLEHEFTITQKAKVMTGITWNTKPEKVIYTEGETLDVTGLVINVVYDDDSTEAVAYSEANADEFTFSPALDTKLAATDKTVTVTYKGASLIYDITVNPKKVDPTDPDQPDKPDTPDNGNDNGNDNNGNGNNNGTDDGKKDPGQSGVTDNKNQGNNSNNGTAAGNKANAAAKTGDTANMLLPMIAAMLAGTAVVGTISIRRRRR from the coding sequence ATGAAAAAGAAGAAGCGGTGTACGCGTGTGGGAGCAGGTGCACTTGCTGCAGTTCTTGCAGTAACTGCAGCAGGAGTTTCAGTTCCGGCACTGGCACAGCAGGCGGTGAGAACAGAATCCCAGACTCAGATGAGTTCAGATCCTGAGCTGGTGTATGTGAACAATTACAGTTCTACTGCACAGCGTTCCCAGAATTTCAACAGTAATTGGAAATTCTACTTTGGGGATGCAGGAAATGCACAGGGAGCAACCTTTGATGATTCCAAATGGGAACAGGTTTCCTTACCGCATGACTACAGCATTAGCCAGGAATACTCTAAATCCATGGAAGCAGAAAGTGGCTATCTTGGTGGAGGAACAGGCTGGTACAGAAAGAACTTTACATTAAGTTCTGATACGCAGGGAAAGAGAGTCCGTATTGATTTTGACGGCGTATATATGAATGCGACAGTATGGGTGAATGGTCATGAAGTTGGAACTCATCCGTATGGTTACACTTCATTTTCCTTTGATATTACAGATTATGTAAAGTATGACGGGGAAAATACGATCGCAGTCAAGGTGGTAAATAATACACCATCCAGCCGCTGGTACTCAGGAAGCGGTATCTACAGAGATGTAGATCTGACGATCACAGATGATGTACATGTAGATCTGAACGGTACAAAGGTTACAACTCCGAATCTTGAAACCGAAAAAGGCAGTACAGTGAATACCGATGTGACTGCAACGGTTGCAAATGATTCAGATGCTGCAAAGAGTGTAGCCGTCAGACATACAGTATTTCCAAAAGACGGAAGTGCAGATCAGAGTATCGGTACAGTAACAACCAATGCACAGAGTATTGCAGCAGGTGCGACAGCAGAGATCCAGGCTACCGTACCGGTTTCCAATCCGGAACTCTGGAGTGTAGAGAATCCGAGTCTGTATACAGTTCGTACAGAAGTACTGGTAGATGGACAGGTAACGGATACTTATGATACAGAATATGGATTCCGTTATTTCAATTTTGACAGTAATACAGGATTCTCTCTGAATGGAGAGAATATGAAGCTGAAAGGTGTATGTATGCATCACGATCAGGGATCTCTCGGAGCAGCAGCTTACGACAGTGCAATTGATCGTCAGGTGAAGATCCTGAAAGAGATGGGATGTAATTCCATCCGTGTAACACATAACCCGGCAGCACAGGATCTGATCGATGCCTGCAATGAACAGGGAATCCTGGTTGTTGAAGAGGCATTTGATACATGGACAAGACCAAAGAATGGTAACAGCAATGACTATTCTGTATGGTTTAACCAGACCGTAGCTTCAGATAATGAAATTCTTGGAGCAACCAATGGTGAGACATGGGCACAGTTTGATCTGGAATCCATGATCAGCCGTGACTATAATGCACCGTCAGTGATCATGTGGTCTCTTGGAAATGAGGTTATGGAAGGTATCAGTGGCGGAACAGATGCGGAATATGAAGCAACCGCTACAAAGCTCATTAACTGGGCATATGATGCAGATAATACAAGACCAATGACCATCGGCGATAATAAGCTGAAAGCAAACTGGCAGATTTCCAAGACTTTTGCAAGACTTCTCACAGAGAAGGGTGGAACTGTTGGATTTAACTATGCAGATGGAAGGGTACTTGACAGTTATCACTCCAGTAATTCCAACTGGCTTCTCTATGGATCAGAAACTGCATCAGCAATCAACAGCCGTGGAATCTATTACCGTACAACAGGCGGTGGACAGACGAGCGACAAGCAGTTGACATCCTATGATAATTCTAATGTAGGCTGGGGTGCTACAGCAAGTAATGCATGGTACACTGTTCTGACAAGAGATTTTGCAGCCGGTGAATATGTGTGGACCGGATTTGATTATCTTGGAGAGCCAACTCCATGGAACGGAACCGGAAGCGGAGCGGTTGGATCATGGCCTTCACCGAAGAACTCTTACTTTGGAATCATTGATACAGCGGGATTCGCAAAGGACAGCTACTACTTCTACCAGAGCCAGTGGAATGATGATGTGACAACATTACATGTTCTTCCGGCATGGAACAACAACGTTGTAAGCAAAGACAGCAGCGGAAATGTACCGGTTGTTGTATATTCCGATGCAGCATCTGTTGAGCTGTTCTTCCAGGCAAAAGGAAGTGATACAAAGACTTCTCTTGGAAAGAAGACATTTACGCAGAAGACGACAGACGCAGGATATACCTATCAGATCTATGAAGGTTCTGATAAAAACTCAACAACTGACAAGAACCTGTATCTGACATGGAATGTACCGTATGCAGACGGAACTGTTTCTGCAGTTGCATATAACAGCAACGGTCAGAAGATCACGGATACAGTCGGACAGTCAAGTGTAACGACAACAGGAAAAGCTTCTAAGCTGAAAGCTTCTGCAGATCATAAGAAGATTGCAGCAGACGGAGAATCACTTTCCTATATTACAGTAGATGTAACAGATGCAAATGGAAATATCGTTCCGGATGCAGAAAACCGTGTGAAGTTTACTGTAGAGGGAGACGGAGAACTGGTAGGCGTGGATAACGGAAGCTCACCGGATCATGACTCCTATCAGGCAGATAACAGAAAAGCTTTCAGTGGTAAAGTGCTTGCCATCGTGAAGTCCACAAAAGAAGCAGGAACGATCACTGTAACTGCATCAGCAGACGGACTGGATTCTGCAAGTGTCAAGATCACGACAACCGCAGTGGACAACGGAAGTACAGAAAAGCAGATCGACAGCTTTAAAATGTCACGTACTTACTATGTAAAAGTTGGAAGTACACCGGAACTTCCGGAGAAGATCGTGACACGTTATACAGATGGAACAAGTGAAGAACTCCCTGTAACATGGGATGCGATTACAGAAGATCAGATCGCAGCAGCAGGAAGTTTCCAGGTGAAGGGTACGGTAAAAGGCGGATATTCTGTAGCAGTTAATGTAAATATGATCGATGAGGTCGGAGGACTTCTGAATTATTCTACAAATACAGCAGTAGGAGTAGCACCGGTATTACCGACTTCCAGACCTGCAGTACTTCAGGATGGAACGGTCATGGACGTAACATTCCCGGTAACATGGGAAGATAAAGCTGCAAGTGCTTATGATAAAGCAGGAACAGTAACAGTCAACGGAACAGCAAATGTACTTGGAAAAGAAATTGCTGTAACAGCAAGCGTCAGAGTACAGGAGGAGACGATCACCATCGGTGACAGCGTTTCAGCCGATGCACTGAACCTGACTCAGAGCGTACCTGCAGATAAGCAGTCAGATACACTGAATGCGATCAAGGACGGAAGCACAACGATTTCAAGCAATACATCCGGTGGAGCAAATCCGACCGTATGGAGTAACTACGATTATTCCCAGGATGGAAATACAACAGCGGACATCATTTTTGAATACGCAACAGAACAGAGACTTGGACAGATCGTAACTCATTTTGCGAGAGATAGCTGGAGCATGAGATATCCGGATGCCGGAGCAACTGAGATCTATGTATCACCGGACGGAACAAACTGGGCGAAACTTGATACAACCGAGACAATCGGAACAGAGTCGGGAAATGTGAAACCATATACTTATGATTTCGCACCGGTTGGAGCAACCTTTGTGAAATTCCACCTGACGAACAGTACTCAGGCAACAGGAACAACTGCAAAGGCATGCACAGGTATCACAGAGATTGAACTGAAAGTAGCAACAGGAAGCCGTACAACCAATACGACAGCCGAGCTGCAGACACTGACAGTCAATGGAAAAGAAGTACCGCAGACAGCACTGGACAGCAAAGTATATACAACACCTGCAATTCTTGCAGAGATTGAGGCAACAGCAAAAGATAACGCATCTGTAACAGTCCTTCCGGCTTACAATGATGTGATCCGCATCATCGTTGAGTCAGAAGATCATCAGACAAGAAATACTTATGAAGTAAGACTGAATGAAGCAGAGCAGACAACACCGGACAGCGACAGCAGAGATTATCCGGTATCAAAATTAACAGCATCCGCAGGAAGTGAGCAGTCTACAACAGGAGTTGAAGGCCCTGCATCGAATGCAAAAGACGGAGATGAGTCTACGTTATGGCATACAAGATGGAGTGCACCGGCAGCGACAAGCGATCAGTTATGGTTTACATATGAACTGGAAGAAGAAACGGTACTGGATGCACTTCGTTATCTGCCAAGACAGGGAACAGCAGACGGACAGAACAATGGTCGTGTAAACGAGTACAGAGTAGAAGTAAGCACGGATGGTTCAACATGGACAACTGTTTCAACCGGAAACTGGGAAGACAGTCAGGACTGGAAACTGGCAGAGTTTACAGAACCGGTTGCTGCAAAATATGTAAGACTGACAGGCGTTCATACTTACGGTTCAAGTGCAGCGAATGTAGATAAATACATGAGTGCTGCTGAGATCCGTCTCCGTATGGCAGAGAGTAAGACAGATATTGCAGATGCAGCAAATGGAGTAACAGTAACAGCTCCGGATTCAATCGAAGTTGCGAAAGCAGATGCAGAAAATCCGGTCATGTTCGATCTTTCTGATATTGTAGTAAAAGCAGGAGATACAACGCTTCGCTATGGAGTTGATTATGTGATCTCTTACGAGAACAATACAGACTTTGGAACTGCAAAACTTGTAATTAAGGGAATTGACGGATATACAGGAACTCTGGAGCATGAATTTACGATTACACAGAAAGCAAAAGTCATGACAGGAATTACCTGGAATACAAAGCCGGAGAAAGTCATTTATACAGAAGGCGAGACACTGGATGTAACCGGTCTGGTGATCAACGTAGTTTACGATGATGATTCAACCGAGGCAGTGGCATACAGTGAAGCAAATGCAGATGAATTTACATTCAGCCCTGCATTGGATACAAAACTTGCTGCCACAGACAAAACGGTAACTGTAACTTATAAAGGTGCAAGCCTGATCTATGATATTACTGTAAATCCGAAGAAAGTAGACCCGACAGATCCGGATCAGCCAGACAAGCCGGATACCCCGGATAATGGCAATGATAACGGAAATGACAACAACGGAAACGGTAATAATAATGGAACAGATGACGGAAAGAAAGATCCTGGACAGTCTGGAGTAACAGATAACAAGAACCAGGGTAATAATAGTAATAACGGTACAGCGGCTGGAAATAAAGCAAATGCAGCAGCAAAGACCGGAGATACAGCCAATATGCTTCTTCCGATGATTGCAGCAATGCTGGCAGGTACAGCAGTTGTTGGTACAATTTCAATCAGAAGACGCAGAAGATAA